A DNA window from Niabella yanshanensis contains the following coding sequences:
- a CDS encoding DUF6531 domain-containing protein — protein MAVAAGSAPSKGFGELFGEAKGKLDELQAGLASIFPAMPGMPAGKYFDLAMGIDFEQTIAPPCPVFPVPHVGLVFDIFGAVMNAIASALPPPPAEGEGFSVAGVAATIVNALKPSVKVHSRWINNAGTPVMHLPAMFLHLLPMAVPTSSSEMWMGSSTVLADGGPFSTQFHPALSCNLVGFPSLPRMNKTPRPVLDLMMPTSMLLAIISSGGPVLVGGPPTIDLFQLMLSLGIKGLSKAWKKLGDKFQDIIDKIAKKNEKLANVLQSIKCKSFGEPVDAATGRVIHTNVDFDLPGPIPLVWERTYYSDAEVETSLGYNWHHSYNIGLYDVGNGFAIRLKDGREAALPYLQKGEIFYHRIEQLFFEKDEAGYFVTDEHKLVYRFSEKKDRQGFAMIASITNPQGFDIRFDYDAKGSLSAIIDSSGRMLRVQCDELGRVLRVYTIANNRRINFIQYTYDAAGNMVTNEDVLGAVKRFEYDGHLLVKLTNQSDHSFYWEYEGKGDDARCIHTWGDGGILEYWTEYKQNEDGSGITITRDSLGHETEYFYDNKKLIYKIVDANGGITRQIYNQYQDLEVLVNPEGGKVQYQYNGYGKVVRVINENDEASTYLYDDRLNLVFAGSPGGKTMSWEYDQQNRLVNRSGVAGNPVYYTYDNKDLRYITDNKERRFELIYDEQHNLSRLRYPNGLEQLWSYDELGNTIFHKDIRGNITTYENNDAGLVTRIKGPDGNIHQFEYDAARNMIEVRDYSHLVQFDYGPLGVLRGRKQNDRVVRFNYDTELQLRSIVNEGGEVYRFGLDALGNVVSEWGFDGLNRRYQRDGNSRVSKVLRPDEKWTSYDYDSLGNIVKEEHSDGSMAAYKYDADAMLSEAINETSHIKLIRDKSGRVIREEQDGYWVGKTYDSDGNCIRTASSQGADIAMQYDEWGMLIEMSGKCGPGIEAQPSPAAASLDAKLKEVDARVARLTGAVNPESQPKASEPAGWQAVFQRDDSGLELHRQLSGGVSVQTERDRLGRVTRRAIGAKHIEQSKTRYDWGLGNKLHKIVNEITRTQANFEYDAFDNLVSATYEDKSGTETIYRVPDKIGNLFKTKDKSDRKYSKGGRLLEDDQYCYYYDAEGNLIFKEFKRNENLSAIDKTEIAKEKGIALRRTATGWEYEWAGNGMLQKVINPGGREIEFYYDPLGRRTAKIVKTNNSSGLAEEPCLIVNDTITRFVWDGNVPLHEWQYKGQYPSKKTITEEGIKEEKEPVENIITWLFEEGAFVPCAKFEGEKKYSIVADYLGTPTHAYDGDGKIVWERELDIYGTTRQQKGENGFVPYLYQGQYVDEETGLAYNRFRYYDNGSGNYISQDPIGFHGGLRMYKYVANVAAHFDSLGLSSTILNKNLGGVVGDQMQAHHVIPEQVWKANQDFFDDIGLQGQMDKATNGILLPDKASMIDSEGPQIVHRGSHPRYNDEIADRVTNIRGAYDAGLIDASTAKKQVWKLQNEYKNKLWEGDAQHKIVDGKKKLH, from the coding sequence ATGGCAGTAGCAGCAGGATCAGCACCCAGTAAAGGCTTTGGTGAACTGTTTGGCGAAGCAAAGGGCAAGCTCGATGAACTTCAGGCGGGCCTGGCCAGTATATTTCCCGCAATGCCGGGAATGCCCGCAGGAAAGTATTTCGACCTGGCCATGGGCATCGATTTTGAGCAAACGATTGCACCTCCCTGTCCCGTTTTTCCGGTTCCGCATGTAGGACTGGTATTTGATATTTTTGGCGCGGTAATGAATGCGATTGCCTCCGCCTTACCACCGCCACCTGCAGAAGGGGAAGGATTTAGCGTAGCCGGTGTAGCTGCTACCATTGTTAACGCATTAAAGCCTTCTGTAAAAGTTCATTCCCGTTGGATCAATAATGCCGGTACGCCAGTTATGCACCTGCCCGCTATGTTCCTGCATTTGCTACCCATGGCTGTTCCCACTTCTTCCTCGGAAATGTGGATGGGAAGCAGCACGGTGCTGGCAGATGGAGGCCCCTTCTCTACGCAGTTTCACCCTGCACTTTCCTGTAACCTGGTGGGCTTTCCCAGCCTGCCCCGGATGAACAAAACACCACGGCCTGTACTCGATCTGATGATGCCTACTTCTATGTTGCTGGCCATCATCAGCAGCGGCGGACCGGTATTGGTAGGAGGTCCGCCTACCATCGACCTGTTCCAGCTAATGTTATCGTTGGGTATTAAAGGTTTGAGCAAAGCCTGGAAAAAGCTGGGTGATAAGTTCCAGGATATTATTGATAAAATTGCGAAGAAGAACGAGAAGCTGGCTAATGTGCTGCAGTCCATCAAATGTAAATCTTTTGGTGAACCGGTTGATGCAGCCACGGGACGGGTAATACATACCAACGTAGATTTTGATTTGCCAGGCCCCATACCTTTAGTTTGGGAACGCACCTATTATAGCGATGCTGAAGTGGAAACTTCGTTGGGGTATAACTGGCACCATAGCTATAATATAGGCTTATACGATGTGGGCAATGGGTTTGCCATACGTTTGAAAGATGGAAGGGAAGCGGCATTGCCTTACCTGCAAAAAGGGGAAATATTTTATCATCGGATAGAACAACTTTTTTTTGAAAAAGATGAGGCCGGGTATTTTGTAACGGATGAGCATAAGCTGGTTTACCGGTTTAGCGAAAAGAAAGACCGGCAGGGGTTTGCAATGATCGCTTCTATTACGAATCCGCAAGGATTTGATATAAGGTTTGATTATGACGCTAAAGGTAGCCTGTCTGCTATTATAGATAGCTCGGGTCGGATGCTCAGGGTACAATGCGATGAACTGGGAAGAGTGCTCCGTGTGTATACTATCGCCAACAACCGGCGCATCAACTTCATACAATATACCTATGACGCTGCCGGCAACATGGTGACTAATGAAGATGTGCTGGGGGCCGTTAAACGTTTTGAGTATGATGGCCACTTGTTAGTAAAGCTGACTAATCAAAGTGATCACAGCTTTTACTGGGAATACGAAGGGAAGGGAGATGACGCAAGATGTATACATACCTGGGGAGATGGCGGTATATTAGAATACTGGACAGAGTATAAACAAAACGAAGATGGAAGTGGTATAACTATTACACGGGATAGCCTGGGGCACGAAACGGAATATTTTTACGATAATAAAAAGCTGATCTATAAAATTGTAGATGCCAATGGCGGTATTACCCGGCAGATCTATAATCAATACCAGGATCTTGAAGTGCTGGTGAACCCGGAAGGCGGAAAGGTGCAGTATCAATATAATGGATATGGCAAAGTGGTACGGGTGATTAACGAAAATGATGAGGCCAGTACCTATTTGTATGATGACCGGCTGAACCTTGTTTTTGCGGGAAGTCCGGGTGGTAAAACGATGAGTTGGGAGTATGATCAGCAAAACAGGCTGGTGAACCGAAGCGGAGTTGCGGGGAACCCGGTTTACTACACTTACGATAACAAAGATCTTAGGTATATCACGGATAATAAGGAACGCCGTTTCGAATTAATTTATGATGAACAGCATAATCTGTCCCGTTTGCGGTACCCTAACGGATTAGAGCAGCTATGGAGTTATGACGAATTGGGAAACACCATCTTTCACAAAGATATAAGAGGTAATATAACAACTTATGAAAATAATGATGCAGGGCTGGTGACCCGTATTAAAGGGCCGGATGGCAATATTCACCAGTTTGAATATGATGCAGCCCGCAATATGATAGAAGTCAGGGATTATAGCCACCTGGTGCAGTTTGATTATGGGCCCCTGGGCGTATTGCGCGGGCGTAAACAAAACGATCGTGTGGTAAGATTTAATTACGATACAGAATTGCAATTACGCAGTATTGTAAATGAAGGCGGCGAAGTATACAGGTTTGGTTTGGATGCTTTAGGCAATGTTGTAAGCGAATGGGGCTTCGATGGGCTCAATCGCCGATACCAGCGTGATGGCAATAGCCGGGTGAGCAAAGTACTGAGACCTGACGAAAAATGGACCAGTTACGATTATGACAGCCTGGGTAATATTGTGAAAGAGGAGCATAGTGACGGTAGCATGGCTGCTTATAAATATGATGCTGACGCGATGCTTTCAGAGGCTATCAACGAAACCAGCCATATAAAATTGATCCGGGATAAATCCGGGCGGGTGATCCGGGAAGAGCAGGACGGGTATTGGGTAGGCAAAACCTATGATAGCGATGGGAATTGCATCCGGACGGCCAGCAGCCAGGGGGCCGACATTGCAATGCAATATGACGAGTGGGGTATGTTGATTGAAATGAGCGGCAAATGTGGTCCTGGCATCGAAGCACAACCGTCACCGGCAGCGGCTTCATTAGACGCTAAATTAAAAGAAGTGGATGCGCGGGTAGCGAGGCTTACCGGAGCCGTTAATCCCGAGAGTCAACCCAAAGCATCTGAACCCGCAGGCTGGCAGGCTGTGTTTCAGCGTGATGATTCGGGGCTGGAGCTGCACCGTCAGCTCAGCGGCGGGGTGAGCGTGCAAACAGAACGCGATCGGTTGGGAAGGGTTACCCGCCGTGCGATTGGCGCTAAGCATATAGAGCAAAGCAAAACCCGCTATGATTGGGGACTAGGTAATAAGCTTCATAAAATTGTAAATGAGATAACACGTACGCAGGCTAATTTTGAATATGACGCCTTTGATAATTTAGTAAGCGCTACGTATGAGGACAAAAGCGGTACGGAAACCATTTATCGCGTGCCGGATAAAATAGGTAACCTGTTTAAAACAAAAGACAAAAGCGACCGGAAATATAGCAAGGGTGGTCGTTTGCTGGAAGATGACCAATATTGCTACTATTACGATGCTGAGGGTAACCTCATTTTCAAAGAGTTTAAACGCAATGAGAACCTGAGTGCAATTGATAAAACTGAAATAGCCAAAGAAAAGGGAATAGCCCTACGGCGTACTGCCACAGGCTGGGAGTACGAATGGGCGGGAAATGGAATGTTACAAAAAGTGATCAATCCGGGTGGCAGGGAAATTGAATTTTATTACGATCCTCTGGGTAGAAGAACAGCTAAAATAGTCAAAACGAATAACAGCTCCGGGCTTGCCGAAGAACCTTGTCTAATAGTGAATGACACCATTACCCGCTTTGTTTGGGATGGGAATGTACCGCTGCATGAATGGCAGTATAAAGGGCAGTATCCATCAAAAAAAACAATTACTGAAGAGGGTATAAAAGAAGAGAAGGAACCGGTTGAGAACATAATTACCTGGTTATTTGAAGAGGGGGCTTTTGTGCCCTGTGCCAAGTTTGAAGGAGAAAAAAAATACAGTATTGTTGCCGACTATCTGGGCACACCCACTCATGCCTATGATGGCGATGGCAAAATAGTATGGGAGCGGGAACTGGATATATATGGCACTACCCGTCAACAAAAAGGAGAAAATGGTTTTGTACCTTATCTTTACCAGGGACAGTATGTGGATGAGGAAACCGGTTTGGCATATAACAGGTTCAGGTACTACGATAATGGAAGCGGAAACTATATAAGTCAGGATCCGATAGGATTTCATGGTGGGTTGCGGATGTACAAATATGTAGCTAATGTTGCTGCACATTTTGATTCTCTCGGATTAAGCAGCACTATTTTAAACAAAAATTTGGGTGGTGTCGTCGGAGATCAAATGCAAGCTCATCACGTTATACCTGAGCAGGTATGGAAAGCAAATCAGGATTTTTTTGATGACATCGGATTACAAGGTCAAATGGACAAAGCCACGAATGGTATTTTGCTTCCGGATAAAGCTTCTATGATTGATTCTGAAGGGCCGCAAATTGTTCATAGGGGATCACACCCAAGATATAATGACGAAATTGCAGACAGGGTGACAAATATAAGAGGCGCCTACGATGCCGGGCTGATAGATGCTTCAACAGCAAAAAAGCAGGTTTGGAAATTACAAAATGAGTATAAAAATAAACTGTGGGAAGGTGACGCTCAACATAAGATAGTAGATGGTAAAAAGAAACTTCATTAA
- a CDS encoding type VI secretion system Vgr family protein: MAQLTNASFSINGNAISVFTSFSLSQSIFDHHQFSLVCPAEAIDGKAGIFTSSKDMIGGTFGARILAEGFNGSLLFKGVVTSVETSRFTGHHGNVIISGYSPTIMMESGPHCQSWEKKAIKNIANDVLKPFPQNLLSPKVQPLYGETLAYTVQYKETAWEFLQRLTGTFGEWLFWDGQALIIGQPQSGESVTLTYGSHISSFNMSLNARPVKTQMMGWDYLNSQVYTSQPSGVEDKAGLNPLGKQVMQLGQSIYTAQPVLWNNQFLTNKKQQDDITNMKSAIQGSRMIMFNGKSGHPGVKIGGMVEVSGNNVFSEQTEGYGEYLVIAATHYVDAMGNYDNQFTAVPGTIRVPPVVSPKEPNCETQSAIVTDNNDFNGLGRIRVKFHWMGGSEKTPWIRVTTPHAGGGKGMFFIPEVGEEVIIGFEGDSATKPYVIGAVYHGKANNSFGNAGNDVKALQSRSGNKVLLDDNAGSVFVEDKDGNSVLMDGAGNVTMKSNESITLTCGDSTLNMKKDGTITISGKDVFTVATKDVVSSAKNNLAMVADVDFLASGKTTATVSSKATTVVGSNEMGLFSKKLEAVGSATTSINGGKIDMGAGGDVSVTGAIVKINS, translated from the coding sequence ATGGCTCAGTTAACCAATGCTTCTTTCAGCATTAACGGTAATGCTATTTCCGTTTTCACCTCTTTCTCTCTATCTCAAAGTATTTTTGATCATCACCAGTTTTCCTTAGTCTGCCCTGCAGAAGCAATCGACGGAAAAGCCGGCATCTTTACCTCTTCCAAAGATATGATCGGAGGCACATTTGGTGCACGTATCCTGGCAGAAGGCTTTAATGGTAGCTTATTGTTTAAAGGCGTGGTGACCAGTGTGGAAACATCGCGGTTTACGGGCCATCATGGAAATGTAATTATCAGTGGTTATTCGCCCACCATAATGATGGAAAGCGGTCCCCACTGTCAGAGCTGGGAAAAGAAAGCTATAAAGAATATTGCGAACGATGTATTAAAACCCTTTCCTCAAAATCTCTTAAGTCCGAAAGTGCAGCCCTTATACGGTGAAACACTGGCTTATACCGTTCAGTATAAAGAAACGGCCTGGGAGTTTCTGCAGCGGTTAACCGGTACTTTCGGCGAGTGGCTGTTTTGGGATGGTCAGGCCCTGATCATCGGACAACCTCAGTCGGGTGAATCCGTTACATTAACCTACGGCAGTCATATCAGCAGTTTTAATATGTCGTTAAATGCACGGCCGGTCAAAACACAAATGATGGGTTGGGATTACCTGAACAGCCAGGTATATACGAGTCAGCCATCGGGGGTAGAAGATAAGGCCGGGCTCAATCCGTTAGGGAAGCAGGTAATGCAGTTAGGCCAGTCGATATACACAGCACAACCTGTTTTATGGAACAACCAGTTTCTCACCAATAAAAAGCAGCAGGATGATATTACCAATATGAAGAGCGCGATACAGGGCAGCCGTATGATCATGTTCAATGGCAAGAGCGGGCATCCCGGAGTAAAAATTGGAGGTATGGTAGAAGTATCAGGCAATAATGTCTTTAGCGAGCAAACAGAAGGTTATGGTGAATACCTGGTAATAGCAGCAACGCATTATGTAGATGCAATGGGCAATTACGATAATCAGTTTACGGCTGTACCGGGTACTATCAGGGTCCCTCCTGTAGTGTCACCTAAAGAACCTAATTGTGAAACCCAGAGTGCGATTGTTACAGATAATAACGACTTCAACGGCCTTGGCCGTATAAGGGTTAAATTTCACTGGATGGGTGGGTCGGAAAAGACGCCCTGGATAAGGGTTACGACGCCACATGCAGGGGGTGGAAAAGGAATGTTCTTTATTCCTGAGGTAGGCGAGGAAGTAATCATAGGTTTTGAGGGGGATAGCGCCACCAAGCCCTATGTAATAGGCGCTGTATACCACGGTAAAGCCAATAACAGTTTTGGTAATGCGGGTAATGATGTGAAAGCGCTGCAAAGTCGTAGTGGTAATAAAGTGTTGTTGGATGATAACGCGGGAAGCGTATTTGTGGAAGATAAAGATGGAAACAGCGTACTAATGGATGGTGCAGGTAATGTAACGATGAAGAGTAATGAAAGCATTACGCTTACCTGTGGGGATAGTACCCTGAATATGAAAAAAGACGGGACCATTACTATCAGCGGTAAAGATGTTTTTACAGTAGCTACCAAAGATGTGGTATCCAGCGCCAAAAACAACCTGGCCATGGTAGCAGATGTGGATTTCCTGGCATCAGGAAAAACAACTGCCACCGTTTCTTCCAAAGCCACTACGGTAGTAGGTTCTAATGAAATGGGCCTGTTCTCTAAAAAGCTGGAAGCAGTAGGTTCGGCCACTACCAGCATTAATGGAGGTAAGATAGATATGGGCGCGGGGGGAGATGTAAGCGTAACCGGCGCTATCGTAAAAATCAACTCCTAA
- the tssD gene encoding type VI secretion system tube protein TssD yields MSFISKLTLDGEEINVLHCRYHFSQETDATSRPTSIPKGGVIDVTIESNGKTDLFDWMISPTQTKSGAITFYRRDNMSQLKTIRFVDAHCIDYTEEYTHNGEYPMQITLRLSAKEVKLNDSSFRKNWPV; encoded by the coding sequence ATGTCATTTATTTCAAAACTTACATTAGATGGCGAAGAAATTAATGTCCTTCATTGCAGATACCATTTCTCCCAGGAAACAGATGCCACGAGCAGGCCTACGTCCATTCCTAAAGGTGGTGTAATTGATGTTACTATTGAAAGCAATGGTAAAACTGATCTTTTCGACTGGATGATTAGCCCTACACAAACAAAAAGCGGCGCTATCACTTTTTACAGAAGAGATAATATGAGCCAGCTGAAAACGATCAGGTTTGTTGACGCTCATTGTATTGACTATACCGAGGAGTATACACATAACGGTGAATATCCCATGCAGATAACGCTGAGGTTAAGCGCCAAAGAAGTGAAGTTGAATGATTCCAGCTTCAGGAAGAACTGGCCTGTGTAA